TCAGCGTGACCACGATCCGGATTGGCGATGACACGGTCAACCTCAACCTCTTGCACGACATATCGAATCGGACCGGAGGGCAGTTCTACCATGTCGAGAATGTGGAGGCGTTGCCGGAGCTGCTGGTGAAAGACACTACCCACGCGCTCCCACAGACGCAGCGGCATGAGGAAACCTTCGCGCCGCGCGTGGCCGGTGTCAGCCAGGTGTTGCACGGCCTTCGACAGAATGAATTTCCGAACCTGCGCGGATACGCGTACTCCCGGAGCAAGCCGGGAGCCGACGTGCTGCTCTACGTCCTGAACGACGACAAGAAGGATCCGATACTCGACGCGTGGCAGTACGGACTCGGTCGCGTCATCGCGTTTACCGCCAGCCCTGCTGACGATGCGCAGGCCTGGGTCGGCTGGGATGGTTTCGGAAAATTCTGGTCGCAGTTGGTGCACTGGGCGGTGCGGGAACACACGCCTTGGGACTATGCGATCGAGGTGCATCGAGCTGACGGACAAGTAGAGCTCAGCATCCATTCCTTCGACGATCTGGATGACGGCCTGCTCATGGCTCGGATCTTCTCGGATCCGGACCATGCGACGGAGATCGCACTCACTCCACGCGCCCCGCGCGAATTCACCGGCCGTCTGCCGGCCTTGGCTGGCGGGCGGTATCCCCTGACGATCACCAAACGCAGCGGCACCCGGCAGGTCAGCCAGCGTACAGAGGTCATTGCCGTGCCCGCTGGCAATGAGGAGCCACAAGAGGAGTTTGAGAGCGCGCAGCCCAACCTCGCCTTGCTCAACGACCTGACGTCGGCCACTGGCGGCGCGGTCGACGCGCCCATCCGAACCATTGTCGGGCGGAAAACCGGCACCCAACGCATGGATCATCCACTCGACTGGCTGTTCATCCCTGCCGCGATGCTCCTGTTCTTGACGGATGTGGGGATCCGCCGACTGAGGCTGGTAAAATGAAGGGTGACCGCCGGCGCGGGACGGCCGACCCCTGCGACTAGGCACTGCGGGCAGTTGGCGATTGATCGAGCAGGTTCACGAGCAAACGCAACAGATCGGTTTTCGACACGATACCGACGAGCCGGTCGCCTTCAACAACCGGCAACGCGTTGATCTTCCGCTCGATCAGGAGGCGCGCGGCGCGGTGTGCCGTATCGGTCGGGGCCACCGTAACTACCCCCAAGGTCATGGCGGCATCCACTTTGGTGCGATCGAGGTATCCGCTGTGCGCATGCAGGTCGCGATCCGATAGCATGCCAATCAGCACCCCGTTCTCAACCACCGGTAGCTGATGTATCCCTTCCCGCGTCATCACAGCCTGCGTGGCTGCAAGGGTCTCTTGCGGCGTAGTAGTCAAGGGCGCTCGCCGCATGATGTCTTCAATGATCGGTTCCTTGGCCATCCTCCCCGTCACTCCCGGAGATAGTCTCCTTCATAGGAATTTGTTTTCGGTAGATAGGGCACGCAGATTACTGGACAAGGGCTGGCCTCGCAGACCTCTCTCACGACATCGTGAGCCAAGGGTGGGGGGGCTCCATGGTGGGCACCGAGAACGATCAAGTCCACGCCGAGCTGCCGCGCCTTTTCGATGATCCGGCGCGATGGCTGTTGTCCAGGAATTGCCGCCATCATGTAGTCATCGTGCCTCGCCAGCAGGGCCTTGCGCAGCCGTCGCATCGCACTGATAGTCCCCCGTTCGGCGATGGCCACGTCCCGGCCCGAGGACTCCTCTGATGGCTCGGTCTCTGCTGCTGGAAGCACGTGGAGGACGTACAGGCGGGCGTTGAAACGCTGCGCGAGAGCCGTCGCATACCGAAATGCCGACTCGCAATTCGGTGAAAAATCGGTGGCAAACAGAACGCGGTCGAGTTTGAAGGCGTCCATCGCAATGAGTGTCTTGGCAAATTACATACCTCTGGGGCTCCGTGACTCGTCTCGATCCTTTTTCCCTGGTCATTCCCAAAGGTGGGTCGCTGACGACAGGCCAGGAGTTTCCTGGAACGGAGAAGATCAGACAAATCGTCGGCTCAACCTTTCCCCCTTTTTGCTGGCCTGGGCTTTGCGATAGACGGCGTCAAAGGGAATACACCATGGACCGAAGCGTGCTCATGAGCAAGGTTGCGCCCCGAGGGGCCGCATCACATCCACCCGTGAGGAGTGTGCTCCGTTCACGACACCCGATTGCGATAGCGCTGATCGCTCTGGCGTGCGTCATATTCGGCTTCGGCCGCGGGGCGGCGGCCAAACTCGACGGTGGTTGTCTGTACCGGATGCATTGTGCCTCGTGCCACGGTCCGGCCGGCAGGGGCGACGGTCCGGATGCTACCATCTTCGCCCCACCGCCGCCCGATCTCCGGGACTTCCTGAAGCGGAACAATACGAAGGACCTGGCGCGTCGGGTGCGGGAAGGCCTGCCACTCGAGTTGACGCTTGACGCTGCAGCGCTACGGTCTCAAGCCGCGCAGGTCGAAGAGATCCTGGCCTACCTCAGGCGTCTCCCTCGCATCAACTGGCGTTTGGTGGAAAACGGAGAGGCAATCTTTCTCTGCCGCTGCGAAGAGTGTCACGGGCCGCACGGAAAACCGGGAGCAACCCTTCCGCCGGGCGTCCAACGGCCACGGAATCTCTCGGATCCTGGCTTCCAAGGATCAGTGGGAGACACCGACTTGATCCGACTGGCGCGCCATGGGCGCAAGGGCATGCCTGCGCTGGTGCCGCGAGTCAGCGAACAAGACGGGCGGTCGCTGGCTGCATACGTGCGCCTGCTTTCGCCGGGTTTTGATCTCTACTCCCGATACTGCGCCAGCTGCCACGGTGATGATGGCAACGGCAGGAGCAGCGTTGGTGAAGTCCTGCACCCGCCGGCCATCACATTCGATCGCTCCTATTTCTCCCGTACTGATGCGGAGCGGCTGCGGGCCACGGTATGGCACATGATTGGGCAGCACAAACCCAGCATGCCGCATTACCGCGCCAAGCTCGACGCGGCACAAGCCGAAGCGATCATCACGTATCTCAAGCACGCCGAGTGAGCGCCAGACGTCAGAGGCATCGCGATCGAGACAATCCCAGTTCTCGCAACGCTGGCTCGAAAGTTTTCTCCGTGTGTGGAACCGGTTACACGTGAACCGTCCTACTGGAGAGGTCCTGCGGTCAAGCACAAGCGGCATAGGCATTGCTCTGGGTATTAGATGTCGACTCTCGAGCCTGTTACCCCGGAGAAAACCAATGCAAGGACGAGCAGAACGAAAGCCCTGGGCTGTGATACTCGCCGGAGGGGAGGGCACGCGGTTGCAGGAGTTGACCCGCCAGATCACCGGGTCCCCGATTCCCAAACAGTACTGCCGCATCATGGGCGAGCGTTCGATGCTGGAAACGACGCTGATTCGTACGCTGCGCTACACGCCGGTGGATAATACTCTTGTCATTATCAACAGCACTCACCTCGATATCGCCCGCGAACAACTCCGTCCCTTGCCGAACCGCAACATCCTCGTGCAGCCATGCAATCGCGACACCGGACCGGGGTTGCTGTTCGGGTTGCTAGCCCTGGCACACCGCGATCCAGCAGCCATTGTCGGGGTATTCCCTAGCGATCACTACGTCGGGGACGACCGCGGCTTCATCGACCACGTCACCCAGGCAACTCGCGTCGTGGAGCAGATGCCCGGCAAGATCGTTATCTTGGGCATCCGCCCGGACCACCCCGAACCCGGGTACGGCTACATCATGCCGGCCGGTCAATTGGCGTCCTTGGCCGAGCGCGGCCCTACATTCCACGTCGAGAGGTTCCACGAAAAGCCCCCCGTCCATGTGGCCCGGAATCTCCTCCGCCAGGGCGGCTTGTGGAACTCATTCGTGATGGTGTTCCAGATCCGCCGAATGCTGGAACTGATCCGGACTGTGATGCCGGAGGAGTTTGATCGCGTCTGGGCGGTAACCGACGACCCAGTGAAGCTCCGCGATGTCTACCATGACCTGAAACCCTGGAATCTCTCCCGTGATTTTCTGGAGCGGATTCCGGAGCATCTAGTCGTGCAACGGGTTGACGATGTCCACTGGAGTGACTGGGGTACGCGGGACTTGATCGAACGCACCCTCAAGAAGCTCACTCAGAAGGCGCCGTGGCAAGCACGGCGCCCCGTGATCACAGCGGTAGCCTCGTGATCAGCAGGAGGCGTGGAGCT
This portion of the Candidatus Binatia bacterium genome encodes:
- a CDS encoding CBS domain-containing protein, producing MAKEPIIEDIMRRAPLTTTPQETLAATQAVMTREGIHQLPVVENGVLIGMLSDRDLHAHSGYLDRTKVDAAMTLGVVTVAPTDTAHRAARLLIERKINALPVVEGDRLVGIVSKTDLLRLLVNLLDQSPTARSA
- a CDS encoding universal stress protein, yielding MDAFKLDRVLFATDFSPNCESAFRYATALAQRFNARLYVLHVLPAAETEPSEESSGRDVAIAERGTISAMRRLRKALLARHDDYMMAAIPGQQPSRRIIEKARQLGVDLIVLGAHHGAPPPLAHDVVREVCEASPCPVICVPYLPKTNSYEGDYLRE
- a CDS encoding c-type cytochrome; the protein is MLRSRHPIAIALIALACVIFGFGRGAAAKLDGGCLYRMHCASCHGPAGRGDGPDATIFAPPPPDLRDFLKRNNTKDLARRVREGLPLELTLDAAALRSQAAQVEEILAYLRRLPRINWRLVENGEAIFLCRCEECHGPHGKPGATLPPGVQRPRNLSDPGFQGSVGDTDLIRLARHGRKGMPALVPRVSEQDGRSLAAYVRLLSPGFDLYSRYCASCHGDDGNGRSSVGEVLHPPAITFDRSYFSRTDAERLRATVWHMIGQHKPSMPHYRAKLDAAQAEAIITYLKHAE
- a CDS encoding sugar phosphate nucleotidyltransferase, translated to MQGRAERKPWAVILAGGEGTRLQELTRQITGSPIPKQYCRIMGERSMLETTLIRTLRYTPVDNTLVIINSTHLDIAREQLRPLPNRNILVQPCNRDTGPGLLFGLLALAHRDPAAIVGVFPSDHYVGDDRGFIDHVTQATRVVEQMPGKIVILGIRPDHPEPGYGYIMPAGQLASLAERGPTFHVERFHEKPPVHVARNLLRQGGLWNSFVMVFQIRRMLELIRTVMPEEFDRVWAVTDDPVKLRDVYHDLKPWNLSRDFLERIPEHLVVQRVDDVHWSDWGTRDLIERTLKKLTQKAPWQARRPVITAVAS